Proteins encoded by one window of Myxococcus guangdongensis:
- a CDS encoding RCC1 domain-containing protein, with protein MGCGETLPVDASESESRTQRGSLAGGQSVARVAAGAYHSLALRDDGVVWAWGQNAEGQLGRGQSSAAPQPTPLPLALPTLVRDVAAGAGHSLALDESGRVWAWGRNNRGQVGSAQTGAPVLTPFQVPLTGRFVAIAARADYSLAVDEQGALWAWGQNVDGELGQRTSDTQAHPTPVKVVLPQLAANDPYLPAAGGPVDPQDVYRIASVAAGGHHVLALTRTGRVWAWGRNDAAQVGTGQESATPVLVPTLIRDIAIAKAVAAGEAHSLIYDNEWNGNAWSWGLNTSGQAGRGYVVQQPPLARQFVRGPWPVGNWTHAGGGIAAGDDFSLFIRGAPHGELVAWGANSHGQLGDLSLTMKTEPVSAFRWDSSSAVYRYVEHVEQVAGGARHGLAARLGMWEYAGCPVVWSWGDNGQGQLGTGSLSPPQSTHVQRVLPLRRFYLDADGDGFGNPNQVQQDCAERLPGYVDVALDCDDSRAAISPSAVEVCDGVDNNCNGATDENGCAYWYRDQDGDGYGNPSVYVRSGVQPAGYVSDSSDCDDSNPGIGEPSLWYLDQDGDGFGRSSPSQYACTRPAGYVSDGNDCNDNSAQVHPYRTEVCDGLDNNCNGQTDEGVGSTWYRDADGDGYGNPNNWTRACSRPSGYVADASDCDDTRASVTTGRNYYRDLDGDGYGHPIISVIACTQPAGYVTNAGDCDDNTAMAHPGRTEVCDGIDNNCNFQTDEGLRSTYYHDADGDGWGNGQAPTLACSRPAGYVVNASDCNDSNPSIGEPTVWYLDQDGDGYGHGGHWQYACNRPGGYTNNGIDCHDSNAAINPGQPESCLDTIDNNCDGYTAPYCGGPTNPNPNPCNGDPLCQEP; from the coding sequence ATGGGTTGTGGCGAGACGCTGCCCGTCGACGCGTCGGAGTCGGAGTCGCGGACCCAGCGCGGGTCGCTCGCGGGCGGGCAGTCGGTGGCGCGGGTCGCGGCGGGGGCGTACCACTCGCTCGCGCTGCGGGATGACGGCGTGGTGTGGGCGTGGGGACAGAACGCGGAGGGGCAGTTGGGGCGCGGCCAGTCCAGCGCCGCGCCGCAGCCCACGCCGCTGCCCCTGGCGCTCCCGACGTTGGTGCGCGACGTCGCGGCGGGGGCGGGTCACTCGTTGGCATTGGATGAGTCGGGCCGGGTCTGGGCCTGGGGACGCAACAACCGGGGACAGGTGGGCAGCGCGCAGACGGGCGCTCCGGTGCTGACGCCGTTCCAGGTGCCGTTGACCGGGCGCTTCGTCGCCATCGCCGCGCGGGCTGACTATTCGCTCGCGGTGGACGAGCAGGGCGCGCTGTGGGCCTGGGGGCAGAACGTGGATGGTGAGCTGGGACAGCGCACCTCGGACACGCAGGCGCACCCCACGCCCGTCAAGGTGGTGCTCCCACAGCTCGCGGCGAACGACCCGTACCTGCCGGCGGCCGGAGGGCCGGTGGACCCACAGGACGTGTACCGGATTGCCTCCGTCGCGGCGGGTGGCCACCACGTGCTGGCCCTGACGCGCACCGGGCGCGTCTGGGCCTGGGGACGCAATGACGCGGCGCAGGTGGGCACGGGCCAGGAGAGCGCGACGCCGGTCCTGGTCCCCACGCTCATCCGCGACATCGCCATCGCGAAGGCCGTGGCGGCGGGAGAGGCGCACTCACTCATCTACGACAACGAGTGGAACGGCAACGCGTGGAGCTGGGGGTTGAACACGTCGGGGCAGGCGGGGCGTGGCTACGTGGTGCAACAGCCGCCGCTGGCGCGTCAGTTCGTGCGCGGCCCGTGGCCCGTGGGGAACTGGACGCACGCGGGAGGTGGCATCGCCGCGGGAGACGACTTCTCACTGTTCATCCGAGGCGCCCCCCACGGGGAACTGGTTGCCTGGGGCGCCAACAGCCACGGCCAACTGGGCGACCTCAGCCTGACGATGAAGACCGAGCCCGTCAGCGCCTTCCGGTGGGACTCCTCCTCCGCGGTCTACCGTTACGTGGAGCACGTGGAGCAGGTGGCGGGAGGCGCTCGCCACGGCCTGGCGGCGCGCCTGGGGATGTGGGAGTACGCGGGCTGTCCCGTCGTCTGGTCCTGGGGGGACAACGGCCAGGGGCAGCTCGGCACGGGGAGTCTGTCACCACCTCAGTCCACCCATGTGCAGCGAGTCCTGCCGCTGCGGCGCTTCTACCTGGACGCGGACGGGGACGGCTTCGGCAACCCGAACCAGGTCCAGCAGGACTGCGCGGAGCGGCTCCCCGGCTACGTGGACGTCGCGCTGGATTGCGACGACAGCCGCGCGGCCATCTCGCCCTCGGCCGTGGAGGTGTGTGACGGCGTCGACAACAACTGCAATGGCGCGACGGACGAGAACGGGTGCGCGTACTGGTACCGCGACCAGGACGGGGACGGGTACGGCAACCCGAGTGTCTACGTCCGCTCGGGTGTCCAGCCCGCGGGATATGTGAGCGATAGCAGTGACTGCGATGACTCCAATCCGGGCATCGGTGAGCCCTCGCTCTGGTACCTCGACCAGGACGGTGACGGCTTCGGACGCAGCAGCCCCTCGCAGTACGCCTGCACCCGCCCCGCGGGCTACGTGAGCGATGGCAATGACTGCAACGACAACTCCGCCCAGGTCCATCCCTATCGGACGGAGGTGTGCGACGGCCTCGACAACAACTGCAACGGCCAGACGGACGAAGGTGTGGGGTCCACCTGGTACCGCGACGCGGACGGCGACGGGTATGGGAACCCCAACAACTGGACCCGGGCTTGCTCGCGCCCCTCCGGCTACGTGGCCGACGCGAGCGACTGCGACGACACCCGGGCCAGCGTGACGACGGGGCGGAACTACTACCGCGACCTGGATGGCGACGGCTATGGCCATCCCATCATCTCGGTCATCGCCTGCACCCAGCCCGCGGGCTACGTCACCAACGCGGGTGACTGCGACGACAACACCGCCATGGCGCATCCAGGGCGCACGGAGGTGTGCGACGGCATCGACAACAACTGCAACTTCCAGACGGATGAAGGGCTGCGCTCCACCTACTACCACGACGCGGATGGTGACGGCTGGGGCAACGGGCAGGCACCCACGCTCGCCTGCTCACGCCCCGCAGGTTACGTGGTGAACGCCAGCGACTGCAATGACTCCAACCCGAGCATCGGTGAGCCCACCGTCTGGTACCTGGACCAGGACGGGGACGGCTACGGGCACGGTGGCCACTGGCAGTACGCGTGCAACCGCCCGGGGGGCTACACGAACAACGGCATCGACTGCCACGACAGCAATGCGGCCATCAACCCGGGGCAGCCGGAGTCCTGCCTGGACACCATCGACAACAACTGTGATGGCTACACTGCCCCGTACTGCGGCGGGCCGACGAATCCCAATCCGAACCCGTGCAACGGCGACCCCTTGTGCCAGGAGCCGTGA
- a CDS encoding gliding motility protein: MKPTVGDIFVVYTPRLAAYTAMQVTALKQEGKNELACVLSLDWVGPELPDAAAVAGMKPIVFNFFFWKEHHVHVWVPIDVPHGYVHVGHRPPLLTEKSVSYSNWPSGSTHFSQRRWETIPQATRDLFKQTVALEDRSQLVTLGGLELRRTTQRLDTDRLRAVSDLAVFEALPILTSVNADAPVTGLFEFIRRMPFVYESHVTNHGQRVVDVRGARLTRLGLDVTGVQEVFLNDELETLSLLGEASPELRIHAEADGRWLHLHTKDTAWSWSGLDALDELHVYAFRELDAATLVRRFPKLTELRATGAPGNLRNTAELGALTGLCVLMFNEVFGMSPEEFPGPERFPDLGQLWLTSLPADVAASVKKAYKAAAQRGVDVSVRQPRKPEWLAENLDNPFRTWDGEDNIPPAKAKKAAALYRQARSAALAATTGHGGSPSALVSALTPVVKDYTEGFNKLDARHAFIFTVEREHIYDALMGIFDAVDEKLRAAGNASVVPLDRDALVTVMDSIRDF, encoded by the coding sequence ATGAAGCCCACCGTCGGAGACATCTTCGTCGTCTACACCCCTCGGCTCGCGGCCTACACCGCGATGCAAGTCACGGCGTTGAAGCAGGAGGGGAAGAACGAACTGGCCTGTGTGCTGTCCCTGGATTGGGTGGGGCCCGAGCTCCCGGACGCAGCGGCGGTGGCGGGGATGAAGCCCATCGTCTTCAACTTCTTCTTCTGGAAGGAGCACCACGTCCATGTCTGGGTGCCCATCGACGTGCCGCATGGCTACGTCCACGTGGGCCACCGGCCGCCGCTCCTCACCGAGAAGAGCGTCAGCTACAGCAACTGGCCCTCGGGGAGCACCCACTTCAGCCAGCGCCGCTGGGAGACCATTCCCCAGGCCACCCGGGACCTCTTCAAGCAGACCGTCGCCCTGGAGGACCGCAGCCAGCTGGTGACGCTGGGGGGACTGGAGCTGCGCCGCACGACCCAGCGGCTGGACACGGACCGGCTCCGGGCCGTCTCCGACCTGGCGGTGTTCGAGGCGCTGCCCATCCTGACGTCGGTCAACGCGGATGCACCTGTCACCGGGCTGTTCGAGTTCATCCGGCGCATGCCCTTCGTCTACGAGTCCCACGTGACGAACCACGGCCAACGCGTGGTGGATGTGCGCGGAGCGCGGCTGACGCGACTGGGGCTCGACGTCACGGGCGTGCAGGAGGTGTTCCTCAATGACGAGCTGGAGACGCTGTCGCTGCTCGGGGAAGCCTCGCCCGAGCTGAGGATTCACGCCGAGGCGGATGGGCGCTGGCTCCACCTGCACACGAAGGACACCGCCTGGAGCTGGTCTGGACTGGACGCCCTGGATGAGCTGCACGTGTACGCCTTCCGGGAGCTGGACGCCGCGACCCTCGTCCGCCGCTTCCCCAAGCTGACGGAGCTGCGGGCCACGGGCGCTCCGGGCAACCTGCGCAACACGGCGGAGCTGGGCGCGCTCACCGGGCTTTGCGTGCTCATGTTCAACGAGGTGTTCGGCATGTCACCCGAGGAGTTCCCCGGGCCGGAGCGCTTCCCCGACCTGGGGCAGCTGTGGCTCACGAGCCTCCCCGCGGACGTCGCCGCCAGCGTGAAGAAGGCGTACAAGGCCGCGGCCCAGCGGGGCGTGGATGTGTCGGTGCGACAGCCGCGCAAGCCCGAGTGGCTGGCGGAGAACCTGGACAACCCCTTCCGCACCTGGGACGGCGAGGACAACATCCCGCCGGCCAAGGCGAAGAAGGCGGCGGCGCTGTATCGACAGGCGCGCTCGGCCGCGCTCGCCGCCACCACCGGGCACGGTGGCTCACCCTCCGCGCTCGTGTCCGCGCTCACCCCCGTCGTCAAGGACTACACCGAGGGCTTCAACAAGCTGGATGCCCGCCACGCCTTCATCTTCACCGTGGAGCGCGAGCACATCTACGACGCGCTGATGGGCATCTTCGACGCCGTGGACGAGAAGCTGCGCGCCGCGGGCAACGCCTCCGTCGTCCCGCTGGACCGCGACGCGCTCGTGACGGTGATGGACTCGATTCGCGACTTCTAG
- a CDS encoding serine hydrolase domain-containing protein has protein sequence MRRLLLLSLSGLLACAHTAPVNTTPSEPAGGARRTSADEPTQRPEHKVSGPRAKIAPAPPPEVTYAINQAWKESSTGAHAQAVERLKQTWAQGHRFPEVAWYAALEAARAGDTGASFTWVELAVRHGFTDPGGMLKARSLEPVRARPGYDALVAQARKNAREARSEAGVGSGLETVSAREAGLSEPALEALVKAAEETGSAALVVMHQDRLVGEWYFGGDSHLIESMSATKSVVSMAIGMLLEEGKIASIDLPVSTWFPEWKDGRKGQVTLRHLLSHTSGLDTGSSSTRLYDAKDLVRHALDSEVVAPPGSRFQYNNNAVNLLPGIIERASGQKADAYVKRRLIQPLGIRDFRWDKDPSGNPVGMAGFQIHPLDFARLGQVMLQQGVYRDQTFMSRDWVRKSTAATHPDAPTSGLLWWRLYEKPPTMTLVQPMLDEAHAKGFPKTKLKRLQDMVDKPMPQDELGAALIERLGSPEELTAFESKVRNARYALKQEGEVMGFAAMGSGGQKLLIFPKHQLVVVRMADLDERVSPGTMAFSHIVPLVLDLVRPAPGASRP, from the coding sequence ATGCGTCGCCTCCTGCTCCTCTCGCTCAGCGGCCTGCTGGCCTGCGCCCACACCGCCCCCGTGAACACCACGCCGTCCGAACCCGCAGGGGGCGCTCGACGGACGAGCGCCGACGAGCCGACTCAGCGCCCCGAGCACAAGGTCTCCGGGCCCCGGGCGAAGATTGCCCCGGCGCCACCACCCGAGGTCACCTACGCCATCAACCAGGCCTGGAAGGAGTCCTCCACCGGCGCCCACGCCCAGGCCGTGGAACGACTGAAGCAGACCTGGGCGCAGGGACACCGGTTCCCGGAGGTCGCGTGGTACGCCGCGCTCGAAGCGGCCCGCGCCGGAGACACGGGCGCGTCCTTCACCTGGGTGGAGCTCGCGGTGCGGCACGGCTTCACGGACCCCGGAGGGATGCTCAAGGCCCGGTCGCTGGAGCCCGTGCGCGCGCGGCCCGGCTACGACGCGCTGGTGGCGCAGGCCCGGAAGAACGCACGCGAGGCGCGCTCGGAAGCCGGCGTGGGCTCGGGGCTGGAGACGGTTTCCGCGCGCGAGGCCGGGCTGTCCGAGCCCGCGCTCGAGGCCCTGGTGAAGGCCGCGGAGGAGACCGGGAGCGCGGCGCTGGTGGTGATGCACCAGGACCGGCTCGTGGGCGAGTGGTACTTCGGCGGCGACAGCCACCTCATCGAGAGCATGTCCGCCACCAAGAGCGTGGTGTCGATGGCCATCGGCATGCTGCTCGAGGAGGGGAAGATTGCCTCCATCGACCTGCCCGTCTCCACCTGGTTCCCCGAGTGGAAGGACGGGCGCAAGGGACAGGTGACGCTGCGCCACCTGCTCAGCCACACCTCGGGGCTCGACACCGGGAGTTCGTCGACCCGCCTCTACGACGCGAAGGACCTCGTGCGCCACGCGCTGGACTCGGAAGTGGTGGCCCCACCCGGTAGCCGATTCCAATACAACAACAACGCCGTCAACCTGTTGCCCGGCATCATCGAGCGCGCCTCGGGCCAGAAGGCCGACGCCTACGTGAAGCGCCGGCTCATCCAGCCGCTGGGCATCCGGGACTTCCGCTGGGACAAGGACCCCTCCGGCAATCCGGTGGGCATGGCCGGCTTCCAGATACATCCGCTGGACTTCGCCCGGCTGGGACAGGTCATGCTCCAGCAGGGCGTCTACCGAGACCAGACGTTCATGAGCCGCGACTGGGTCCGCAAGTCCACCGCGGCGACCCACCCCGACGCCCCCACCAGCGGGCTGCTCTGGTGGCGCCTTTACGAGAAGCCACCGACGATGACGCTGGTGCAGCCCATGCTGGACGAAGCCCACGCGAAGGGCTTTCCGAAGACGAAGCTCAAGCGGCTCCAGGACATGGTGGACAAGCCCATGCCCCAGGACGAACTCGGCGCCGCGCTCATCGAGCGCCTGGGGAGCCCCGAGGAGCTCACCGCCTTCGAGTCGAAGGTGCGGAACGCCCGCTACGCGCTGAAACAGGAGGGGGAGGTCATGGGCTTCGCCGCCATGGGGTCCGGCGGCCAGAAGCTGCTCATCTTCCCCAAGCACCAGCTGGTGGTGGTGCGCATGGCGGACCTGGACGAGCGGGTGAGCCCCGGGACGATGGCCTTCTCGCACATCGTCCCGCTCGTGCTCGACCTGGTGCGGCCCGCCCCCGGAGCCTCGCGGCCCTGA
- a CDS encoding CARDB domain-containing protein, whose product MKRAAWRTTASSGLLMLGLIVTGSTGCSGGDGTSPATHLGAKTSALADGPDLVITDIVVPPSFRASNYPYSQAPKAKVTVCNQGTASSDSTEVTFYVSMDDVLTPMGPSAPPLPVTDQARVGNAWVPNLYPSQCATFTTDLWPHLPPDANGLQGAYYFGAIVDEYESVSETREDNNAFIHGLVGVGDKPDLVITDMKVPPSLRTGWSPSAQPQTGTVTVCNQGTTDSTSTMVRLYLSMDDELTSMGPNAPPNPPMDQSPLGFVPVPPLYPGRCATVSTQLTPHLPPDAQGNNGAYYVGGIVDEDVNVQELREDNNTFIHGLVGVGNGSDLVITDMVVPPSLHNSGYPWSQQPKASVTVCNQGTQSSGSTQVHLYLSMDDVLTAMGPNAPPQPVTDQAPLGQASVPSLFAGQCITVSTNLTPALPPAAQGVEGAYYVGAIVDEQDSELELREDNNAFIHGLIGFGFQADLVITGMEVPPSLRGNSYPSSQTPKAKVTVCNQGTSNSSSTEVRFYISMDDTLTAMGPTMPPYPVTDQMYAGTAWVPNLYPTQCITVSSDIWASRPPDAQGNDSAFYFGAIVDEYENVQELRDDNNTFIHGLVGIGDKPDLVITDMNVPTSLRTGGSPSAQPQTGTVTVCNQGTMDSTSTMVRLYLSMDDELTAMGPNAPPYPPMDQSPLGFVFVPPLYPGRCTTVSTQLTPHLPPDAYYTDRAFYVGGIVDEDVNVQELREDNNTFIHGLVGVGNGSDLVITGMNVPPSLGSSYSSPQPRTGTVTVCNQGTQDSGSTQVRLYLSMDDTLTAMGPNPPPYPPMDQSPLGFATVPPLYAGRCVTVSTPLASTLPPLAQGREGAYYVGAIVDEQDSELELREDNNAFIHGLIGFGDRADLVITGMEVPPSLRGNSYPSSQTPKAKVTVCNQGTSNSSSTEVRFYISMDDTLTAMGPTMPPYPVTDQMYAGTAWVPNLYPTQCITVSSDIWASRPPDAQGNDSAFYFGAIVDEYENVQELRDDNNTFIHGLVGIGDKPDLVITGMNVPPSFRTGGSPSAQPLTGLVTVCNQGTTDSTSTMVRLYLSMDDELTSMGPNAPPYPPMDQSPLGFVFVPPLYPGRCTTVSTQLTPHLPPDASNTEGAYYVGGIVDEDVNVQELREDNNTFIHGLVGVGNKADLVITGMVVPPSLRSGPSSSVSASVTVCNQGTQDSGSTQVQLYLSVDDELTAMGPNAPPYPLMDQSPLGQAPVPPLFAGRCATVSVTLSSVLPPSANSIEGAYYIGGIVDEQGSEQELREDNNAFIHGLIGVGSRPDLVITGMVVPPSLRTNTSPAPTASVTVCNQGTVTSNSTEVRFYISMDDTLTSMGPSMPPYPVTDQMYAGTAWVPSLASGHCTTVSTDIWPNRPPDAQGNDGAFYFGAIVDEYENVQELREDNNTFIHGLVGIGSKADLIITGMSVPPSFQLGGYPSQTVTGTVTVCNQGTQDSTSTMVRLYLSMDDELTAMGPNMPPYPPMDQSPLGFVFVPDLAAGACTTVPTPLTPHLPPDANNTEGAYYVGAIVDEDLNVEELREDNNLFIKGLVGVGNKADLVVTALTGPSFVRVGNSFTATVTVCNQGTQPSDPSSVYLYTSLGAVLTADSVQPAPDQSLIGVASLNALNPNSCSTQSLNVSATLPPSAMGLAGAYHLGAYADAGESLVELREDNNTRVTGLIVTP is encoded by the coding sequence ATGAAGAGGGCAGCATGGAGAACGACAGCCAGCAGCGGTCTGCTGATGCTGGGATTGATTGTCACAGGGAGCACCGGCTGTTCCGGCGGTGACGGGACGTCACCAGCGACCCACCTGGGCGCCAAGACGAGCGCGCTGGCGGATGGACCGGACCTGGTCATCACCGACATCGTGGTGCCGCCGAGCTTCCGCGCCAGCAACTATCCCTACTCGCAGGCGCCGAAGGCGAAGGTCACCGTCTGCAACCAGGGCACCGCCTCCAGCGACTCCACGGAGGTGACGTTCTACGTGTCCATGGATGACGTGCTGACGCCCATGGGGCCCAGCGCGCCGCCCCTTCCCGTCACGGACCAGGCGAGGGTGGGCAACGCCTGGGTGCCGAACCTGTACCCCAGCCAGTGCGCCACCTTCACCACGGACCTCTGGCCCCACCTGCCTCCGGACGCGAACGGTCTGCAGGGGGCCTACTACTTCGGCGCCATCGTCGATGAATACGAGAGCGTCTCGGAGACGCGCGAGGACAACAACGCGTTCATCCACGGCCTCGTCGGCGTCGGCGACAAGCCGGACCTCGTCATCACCGACATGAAGGTGCCGCCCAGCCTCCGCACGGGCTGGTCTCCTTCTGCGCAGCCCCAGACGGGCACCGTGACGGTGTGCAACCAGGGCACGACGGACAGCACGTCGACGATGGTGCGGCTGTACCTGTCCATGGACGATGAGCTGACGTCCATGGGCCCCAACGCGCCGCCCAATCCGCCCATGGACCAGTCTCCGCTGGGCTTCGTCCCCGTGCCTCCGCTCTACCCCGGGCGCTGCGCCACGGTGTCCACCCAGCTCACGCCCCACCTGCCTCCGGACGCACAGGGAAACAACGGGGCCTACTACGTGGGCGGCATCGTCGACGAAGACGTGAACGTCCAGGAGCTGCGCGAGGACAACAACACCTTCATCCACGGCCTCGTCGGCGTCGGCAACGGGTCCGACCTGGTCATCACCGACATGGTGGTGCCGCCCAGCCTGCACAACAGCGGATACCCTTGGTCGCAGCAGCCGAAGGCCTCCGTGACGGTGTGCAACCAGGGCACGCAGTCCAGCGGTTCGACGCAGGTCCATCTCTATCTCTCCATGGACGACGTGCTGACCGCCATGGGGCCCAACGCCCCGCCGCAGCCCGTCACGGACCAGGCGCCGCTCGGACAGGCCTCCGTGCCCTCGCTCTTCGCCGGCCAGTGCATCACCGTTTCCACGAACCTCACGCCCGCACTGCCTCCGGCGGCCCAGGGCGTCGAGGGCGCGTACTACGTCGGCGCCATCGTCGATGAGCAGGACAGCGAACTGGAGCTGCGCGAGGACAACAACGCCTTCATCCACGGCCTCATCGGCTTCGGGTTCCAGGCGGACCTCGTCATCACGGGGATGGAGGTGCCGCCCAGCCTGCGCGGCAACAGCTATCCCTCCTCGCAGACGCCGAAGGCCAAGGTCACCGTCTGCAACCAGGGCACCTCCAATAGCAGCTCGACGGAGGTCCGATTCTACATCTCCATGGACGACACGCTGACCGCCATGGGCCCCACCATGCCGCCCTACCCCGTCACCGACCAGATGTACGCGGGCACCGCCTGGGTGCCGAACCTCTACCCCACCCAGTGCATCACCGTCTCCTCGGACATCTGGGCCAGCCGGCCCCCGGACGCGCAGGGCAACGACAGCGCGTTCTACTTCGGCGCCATCGTCGACGAGTACGAGAACGTCCAGGAGCTGCGCGACGACAACAACACCTTCATCCACGGCCTCGTCGGCATCGGCGACAAGCCGGACCTCGTCATCACCGACATGAACGTGCCGACCAGCCTCCGCACCGGCGGGTCTCCTTCTGCGCAGCCCCAGACGGGCACCGTGACGGTGTGCAACCAGGGCACGATGGACAGCACGTCGACGATGGTGCGGCTGTACCTGTCCATGGACGATGAGCTGACGGCCATGGGCCCCAACGCCCCGCCCTATCCGCCCATGGACCAGTCCCCGCTCGGCTTCGTCTTCGTCCCCCCGCTCTACCCCGGGCGCTGCACCACGGTGTCCACCCAGCTCACGCCCCACCTGCCCCCGGATGCCTACTACACGGACAGAGCCTTCTACGTCGGCGGCATCGTCGACGAAGACGTGAACGTCCAGGAGCTGCGCGAGGACAACAACACCTTCATCCACGGCCTCGTCGGCGTCGGCAACGGGTCCGACCTGGTCATCACCGGCATGAACGTGCCGCCCAGCCTCGGCAGCAGCTACTCGTCCCCGCAACCCCGGACGGGCACGGTGACGGTGTGCAACCAGGGCACCCAGGACAGCGGGTCGACGCAGGTGCGGCTGTACCTGTCCATGGACGACACGCTGACGGCGATGGGCCCCAACCCGCCGCCCTATCCCCCGATGGACCAGTCCCCGCTGGGATTCGCCACGGTGCCTCCGCTCTACGCCGGACGCTGCGTCACCGTCTCCACCCCGCTCGCGTCCACCCTGCCTCCGTTGGCCCAGGGCCGCGAGGGCGCGTACTACGTCGGCGCCATCGTCGATGAGCAGGACAGCGAGCTGGAGCTGCGCGAGGACAACAACGCCTTCATCCACGGCCTCATCGGCTTCGGCGACAGGGCCGACCTGGTCATCACTGGCATGGAAGTGCCGCCCAGCCTGCGCGGCAACAGCTACCCCTCCTCGCAGACGCCGAAGGCCAAGGTCACCGTCTGCAACCAGGGCACCTCCAATAGCAGCTCGACGGAGGTCCGATTCTACATCTCCATGGACGACACGCTGACCGCCATGGGCCCCACCATGCCGCCCTACCCCGTCACCGACCAGATGTACGCGGGCACCGCCTGGGTGCCGAACCTCTACCCCACCCAGTGCATCACCGTCTCCTCGGACATCTGGGCCAGCCGGCCCCCGGACGCGCAGGGCAACGACAGCGCGTTCTACTTCGGCGCCATCGTCGACGAGTACGAGAACGTCCAGGAGCTGCGCGACGACAACAACACCTTCATCCACGGCCTCGTCGGCATCGGCGACAAGCCGGACCTCGTCATCACCGGCATGAACGTGCCGCCCAGCTTCCGCACCGGCGGGTCTCCTTCTGCGCAGCCCCTGACGGGCTTGGTGACGGTGTGCAACCAGGGCACGACGGACAGCACGTCGACGATGGTGCGGCTGTACCTGTCCATGGATGACGAGCTGACGTCCATGGGTCCCAACGCGCCGCCCTATCCGCCCATGGACCAGTCCCCGCTCGGCTTCGTCTTCGTCCCCCCGCTCTACCCCGGGCGCTGCACCACGGTGTCCACCCAGCTCACGCCCCACCTGCCCCCGGATGCCTCCAACACCGAGGGTGCCTACTACGTGGGCGGCATCGTCGATGAGGACGTGAACGTCCAGGAGCTGCGCGAGGACAACAACACGTTCATCCATGGCCTCGTCGGTGTCGGAAACAAGGCGGACCTGGTCATCACGGGCATGGTGGTGCCGCCGAGCCTCCGGAGCGGCCCTTCTTCGTCCGTGTCAGCCTCGGTGACGGTGTGCAATCAGGGCACGCAGGACAGCGGGTCGACGCAGGTCCAGCTCTACCTCTCCGTGGATGACGAGCTGACGGCGATGGGCCCCAACGCGCCGCCCTATCCGCTCATGGACCAGTCCCCGCTCGGACAGGCCCCCGTGCCCCCGCTCTTCGCCGGGCGCTGTGCCACCGTGAGCGTCACGCTCTCCTCCGTGCTGCCTCCGTCCGCCAACAGCATCGAGGGCGCGTACTACATCGGCGGCATCGTCGATGAGCAGGGCAGCGAGCAGGAGCTGCGCGAGGACAACAACGCCTTCATCCACGGCCTCATCGGTGTCGGCAGCAGGCCCGACCTGGTCATCACCGGCATGGTGGTGCCGCCGAGCCTGCGCACCAATACCTCGCCGGCTCCGACGGCCTCGGTGACGGTCTGCAACCAGGGCACCGTCACCAGCAATTCGACGGAGGTCCGGTTCTACATCTCCATGGACGACACGCTGACCTCCATGGGGCCCAGCATGCCGCCCTACCCCGTCACCGACCAGATGTACGCGGGCACCGCCTGGGTGCCGAGCCTGGCCTCCGGCCACTGCACCACCGTCTCCACGGACATCTGGCCCAACCGTCCCCCGGACGCGCAGGGCAACGATGGCGCGTTCTACTTCGGCGCCATCGTCGACGAGTACGAGAACGTCCAGGAGCTGCGCGAGGACAACAACACCTTCATCCACGGCCTCGTCGGCATCGGCAGCAAGGCGGACCTCATCATCACCGGCATGAGCGTGCCGCCGAGCTTCCAGTTGGGCGGGTATCCCTCGCAGACCGTGACGGGCACGGTGACGGTGTGCAACCAGGGCACGCAGGACAGCACGTCGACGATGGTGCGGCTGTACCTGTCCATGGACGACGAGCTGACGGCGATGGGCCCCAACATGCCGCCCTATCCCCCCATGGACCAGTCCCCGCTGGGCTTCGTCTTCGTTCCGGACCTGGCGGCAGGTGCCTGCACGACGGTCCCCACCCCGCTCACGCCCCACCTGCCTCCGGACGCCAACAACACCGAGGGTGCCTATTACGTGGGCGCCATCGTCGACGAGGACCTGAACGTCGAGGAGCTGCGCGAGGACAACAACCTCTTCATCAAGGGCCTCGTCGGCGTCGGCAACAAGGCGGACCTGGTGGTCACCGCGCTGACGGGGCCGTCCTTCGTCCGGGTGGGGAACTCCTTCACCGCCACGGTCACGGTGTGCAACCAGGGCACCCAGCCCAGCGACCCGAGCAGCGTGTATCTCTACACCTCGCTCGGCGCCGTGCTCACCGCTGACTCCGTGCAGCCCGCGCCGGACCAGAGCCTCATCGGGGTCGCGAGCCTCAACGCGCTGAATCCGAACAGCTGCAGCACGCAATCGCTGAACGTGTCGGCCACCCTCCCGCCGAGCGCAATGGGGCTGGCGGGTGCCTACCACCTGGGCGCCTACGCGGATGCAGGCGAGTCCCTGGTGGAGCTGCGGGAGGACAACAACACCCGCGTCACCGGACTCATCGTCACCCCGTAG